The Fusarium oxysporum f. sp. lycopersici 4287 supercont2.34 genomic scaffold, whole genome shotgun sequence genome contains the following window.
CTAGCATCAATCTGGATGCTTCtacccaagaagaagacgaggaatTAAGCGCCTTGCCTGAAGGACTAGCGTTTGAGCGGGAGGCTGCAAGTTATCCACATAGAGGGTTTGAACGTGATCTCACGATTACGCAGGGTGAGACTGGCAGGACACTAGTCGTAGGAGATCGCAATCGAGAAGAGCCTGACGGGACTGATCACCCCTACACGACCGCTCGATTCACTCCCTACCTGACCCCGGAGACTTGCCCTCTACGGCCTGCTGCCCTTCTGGTCGCTACTATCAGAGAACCTCCCGTGAGGAAGGAGGGGGAAAACCCCCCTCAGTTACGAGCTGCCAAGATGGTGCATGTCCCACCTAGCGCTGGCACTTCCCCGGGACGAGACGGCGCAAATGGAGCCCCTCGAGTCATTTCAACTCCGAGCAGTTACTGGGAGGCCGCATTTAATGCCGGTCGACTCGCATCTGTGAAAGGGACCTGGAATGGCAAGGTGGTGAGTAAGCggaagctcgagaagcaggcGAGCTCGGCCAGCTGCCACCCTGATAGCGGAGAACCTCAGTTTACGGGAAGTCGAGGGGAATCTACTAAGCTGATGGATTCTCCCAATCGCAAAACACAATCTGCAAAGCTGACAGATTTAGGTGACGGCCAACGCCGAATACACCGGCGAGACATGCCAATATTGCCAAAAAGGCATAAAGACCTCAAGAACCATCCACTAGGTGACCTATTCCGCGAGGCAGAAAAGACTCATCTTGAAAGCCATAAAGAAATGCGCTCCTGGCGTGAGGTTCAGAGAGAAGAAGCCGCAGGCAAGGAACTCCTGGACTGCATGTGGGTTTATGTATACAAGTTCGACAAGCACGGATGGTTCACCAAGTGCAAGGCCCGGCTCGTTGTACGAGGCGATCAACAGGCCAAGTCGACACACGAGGATACCTATGCATCCACACTTGCCGGCAGATCTTTCCGAACACTCATGGCTATAGCTGCTCGCTTTGATTTAGAACTTCTCCAGTATGATGTCGTCAACGCCTTTGTCAATGCTGAACTGAAACAGGACGTCTATATGCGGATGCCCGGAGGCTACCGGAAGCCTGGCCTGATCCTCAAACTTCAGAAAGCACTATACGGCTTGCGCCAGTCACCATTACTTTGGCAAAAGGAACTAACCACCACCCTTACGAACATTGGGTTCAAGTCTGTACCTCACGAGCCATGCTGTCTCTCGAAAGGAGGAATATTGATATTCTTCTATGTGGACGACCTCATTGTTGCCTACGAGAAGACCAATCAAAGATCGGTCGAATGGACGATAGGCAAGCTTCGAGAAAAGTACCAACTCTCTGGAGGAGATATGCTACAGTGGTTTCTTGGAATTGAGATTATTCGCGACCGAAACCAACGTCTGATTTGGCTGTCGCAATCGTCATTCGTGGATAAGATCACTAGTCATTTTAGGATTCAAGGGGGAAAGCCTTCCCTCACTCCAATGACCACGAAAGAACTTCTTCCGAACGAAGAGCGCGCATCAACAGCGTCAATACAGCAGTATCAACGCAAGACCGGATCAGTGCTCTACCTGGCAGTAATCACTCGACCCGATATTGCCTTTGCTGTTTCTCGACTTTGTCGATTCAACATGAACCCGAGCGATGATCACCATGAGGCCTTGGACCACCTATTCCGGTATCTGCAAAACACCAGGGCACTTGCACTACAACTCGGCGGAACAGACACTTTTGATGTGTACAGTGACGCTTCCTTTGCCGACAACACAATCGATCGGAAGAGCTCGCAAGCCTACGTGATGAAGCTATTTGGAGGGACTATTGGATGGCGCGCCAACAAGCAGGACACCGTGACTACCTCTACAACAGAGGCGGAGTTGCTGGCACTTGCGCAGGCTGCGAAGGAGTCCATGTTCATCTCCAGATTAATCACCGAGCTCGGCGTGACCCTTGACAACAgaagcatcatcattcaGTGCGATAACGCGCAGACCATTCGGCTTATTAATTCCGACGTGGCGCTCCTGCAGACCAAACTTCGACACGTCGACATCCATAACCACTGGCTACGCCAGGAAGCACTCGCTAACCGGATCTCGGTCCGGCATAGTCCCACCACCGAGATGATTGCGGACGGCCTCACGAAGGCATTACCCGCTCAGCAGTTCCAGAAGTTCGTCATGCAGGTTGGCCTAGTGGATATTAACGATAAGATTCAAGAGAGAAGGTTCAAGGAGCTCACTGCGGAGGACTTTGTCAGAGCAGAGGAACAGCTTGATGGATGAGCCGAATAAGGGATCGGAAGGATGGCCAACCTGACAATAGGAATACGGACTGCACAGACTGAGCCACGATGGCCAGTCTGGGGGGGTgtgttgaacaggtgctggggtctcacgtgcaagcagggatactttaagattacagccgaaatggtaaaacctccAAGGGGtagatttcaacagaacacaacatgaatacaccaattcacatcaatgaaccgaatacacgtaatgttTGACAGATATTTGCTCAAATTTGTGGCGTGCTCTCGGTAATCAGTGGGCCAGATTTCGTCCTGGGGCCACGGGGTCGCCATGATGCCTGAGTCGCACTGGGCAATGCGACCGACACTGGGCTATCCAATTCACCTTTCGGAGCGGTGTTGCGGCGCTGTAAATAGCTGTTGTTTTCAAAAATTTCGTTCTcgctgttgttgaagtttTTCCTTAAGTGATAAATCACTACATTACACtgtgttacgaccccagcggttacgtcacgtgtaccccacaaaCGCTCCACCGTAACCAACCAACCAGGCAAGGACCGACAAGTATAGGAACGACGGCGCTCCAGGACCGACAGCGACCTCGTGTCGCGTCGCTCATATACAACCATCActagtatatagaacacattcattaGCACTTTCATAGgacttagctcaccagctatcaataaagcatctttacatcaataagcctaaaccgcattacttgatcattaagaaacgtgacatttcgcatcgctcagcatcacgccctacgttatctgccaacataaacctagtacggactagtttacctgttcgggaacccaaccgtcacacaCTGCTGATATCTCTAAACAGTCTAATGCCTCCTTTTATTGTAACTGACTGGCTTTAATAGCCTTCTTAAGCTTCTTAACTTTAGTTGCTCTAATTGAAGCCCTTAATAAGTGTAGCAGTTTgactttttttctctttagatatatttatattatataatatataacaGTTTTTAGTTTGAAATAGGAAAATTAATCTATATTCAGTTTGTATTTGCAGATTGCATAAGGTGTTATACTGAGCAGTACTTAAAgttatatctcttaatagttAATAGTGTgtattaagcttattaagGTAaagaagttatattaatagttaataagataagttCTATTTAGTGCTAAATGAATGTGTTTATATACTAAATGTAATTATATAGAGGTAATgttatataaagttattattaatccTAATGTCACAGCGTAAGACCAGACCAGGTTACCCTAGACCGATAGGCCAAGTGGATCTCAGTCACGTGGCGATACGTTATCGCAGAAGATCTTGACCGACCGCCAGATAGCTCCCGAACGTAGCTCCTCGAGCTACGTCTTGTCAATAGAGCCTGACCTGCCGGCAGTGCCTATCCGTAGCAATAGAACCTATCCGCCTAAAGCGTTCCCTGTTCACCTGTATTCCCGAGCCTGACCCGTGACAACTCGCTTATCATATACGTTATTTcatatattaagtataacTGTAAAGAaataacgtacatgataagcagAACTTATCGTGGGGTCGTTTTGCGGAGTAATTTCGGGAAATCGTATGTGATTACACAACTACCATCTGATAAGTGCCCGGCGCCGCGCACGCGAATATCTCGACGGTTAGGAGCCAAATCGATGCAATTCCAGGGCTGGAGGATTGCTACGCTCTGGCGGTCCGTTTGGTTCAAGAGCGACGCTGTATTGACGAGCGGGCGCTGAGATATTTGCGTGTGCAGCGGCTGGGGGGCCAGGCTTCGCTGCAAGGACTACGACATAGCAATGCGCTGATCCTGCTGCTccttaatattttttttttttttttttttttttttaaaaagaaaaaaaaaaaaaaaaaaaaaaagtttaataaaaaaatacGCCTtctagatagatagatagatacgGACTAGTTACcgctataaatatataaagatccTACCTGACGGCCAGCTTACCGTCGACGAGGGGCGGTCCGCCTCCTCCCTAGCCGAGCCCAGCGCCCCCGATGGCCCTGGCCCCGAGTCGGCCTTGGTCCCGGGCCTGGGTCATCGGGCACGGGGGTCCCTACCTGTACCCGTATCCGgccctggccctggcccCGCTGGCGGCGCTgtttgagctcgtcgacgagcCGGTTCAAGCTCCGGCCAGCGCGTAAGAGCTCTAGCTCTGCAactgcctcctcctcgctcttgCCGGACGCCGTGCGGGCCAAGAGCTCGTCCCAGATCACCTTCCGGCGACAGAACTGCACCCTGATCCCATTCCCCGGGCGCCAGCGGCTTCCTCACGTCTCTTCTAGCACCCGTACGGCCGGCTGACCTGCAATCCCTTCCTCCCATTCCTTCCAGACATCCCACACTGTAAAGACCTTGGCCAGGGCTGCAACGACGGGCATACCTGGTActggaggctctggagccggagccggagccgtATTGAAGTTCAAGGTAGGGGCTGTCGAcggcgccggcgccggcgccAGCGACACTGCTGGCCCGGCTCCAAAGTGGCCGGTAAAGGTGACAGGGACCTTGCCTTGGAGGAGGGCATCGAGGCCGCCCTGAATTCCTTCTAGCCGGGCCTCTAGCCGGATGGCCAGCCGCTGGCTATTCTGTAAGACGGCTTCGCGTGTGCTCTCTAACACACCGCTAAGCTCTGGCAACGCGCGTTGTACGAGCAGGCTTAACGGTTCCGTAGCCCCTACCGCGTCAGAGCGAACGGCGACGGCGAACTCATCCCATTCGGGCCCGTTAAAAGGGGCGTAGGCGAAGAAGGGTAGCGACGGATAGCGAGGCTGCAATACAGCCAGGTCCTGTAACAGTACTATACGCAGGCGCCGCATAAGCTTAAGGAAGCCGTCGGCGGCTaggtcgtcgtcgtcgaggcCACCTTCTGCCCAGCATTGCCGGCGCGCGCGAGCCTCAAAGCGAGGCTCCCACTCCTCGATCCACGGCCAGAGCTGCTTTTGTAAGACGTACGGGGGCTCGTGGGCCGCACGCGCGAGGAAGTAGTCCCCGGGTGACGCCGAGAAGCCGGCGACAATACGCATGAACTGGCGCGGTAGATGCGTAAGATAGGCCTGGCAGAGCACGCTCTGGTTCCAGCGGCCGGCCTGCGAGATCTGGGCGAGTGACGTGCCGTGAGTCTCCGCGTCCTGGGCGCCTACCCTGCGCGGGAGGTGCGTCTTCTTTGACGCCATAAGGCCAGCAGCACCGAAGATACGCCAGGTCTCTTGTAGCTGCGTCGGGTACGAGAGCTCCTGCTCGCGGTCCCGTCCgacaagaaccttgatcCGATACCAGTCCTGGCGGCGCCGGAAAGACGGGGACGGCTCGCCGGCGACGTGCCAgcgccagaagaagagctgtgCTAAGGCCCCTTGCGTACAGAACAAGGGGTCCTTATGCCGGAGGGCACCCATGAACTCTTTCTTTGCCGTCTTGTTTAGCTTACCGTCTTGCAAAAGGGTAACGAGGCAGCCACAGGGGGTCGGGCCTTCTGAAGACGGATAGTCGAGTAGAGACAGGTCTGCAAGCTCCATCTTACGGCGGTTTTCCCCCCGTAAGAGGTAGTAGTGGCCGAATAGGAGGTCAACTCGCGTACGGAGGTTTTGCGGCATGTATGCGGCcccgctgagaaggagatccTGGACCCGGAGCCATTCGTCGGGTGAATAGCCGGCCTGGATCCCGTCAGTCCCGCGGTCTTTAAAGGAGGCGCGGTCGTGCTTCCCCCGCTGCCGGCCGCGTTGCTCAAGGAAGCCTCGTACGGCGGCGCCCCGGGGATTTTCCGTGTTTGCGTTGCCGTGGGCTACCTGGAGCCGCCAGAGCTCGATAACGGCCGCGATATAGGCGTCGATAGTGCCCCTCGTAAGCAGAGATCCTTCGGCAAGGTCTGCTGCAGCCGGCGCAAGGGCCGTGGGTGGCACGTAGCCCTCGCGGTCGTCTGCAAGCAGCTCGGCGGCCTCGGCCAGGGGGACCTCTAGGGCTTCGGCTAGGCTTTCGGCCTCTGCCAGGGCCGCGgcctcgagctgctcctgTTCGAGCTGCCGCCGTAACTGTAcagcctttcctttgcccttgcccttacCCCGTGCCCGTGGTTTCTTTTGCGGCGGGGCAACGCGTCGtaagaggatatcctctttgaGCCACGCTGCTAGCTTGTCTGGGGTTACGAGCTCGCCGTCGGGCCAGCTATAAAGTGAGCCGTCTGCCGCAGCCCGAGGCGTACGGCACCAGGCCTATAAGTTCTCGTCTGTTAGCCGCCCATGGGACTCTACGTAAAAAAAAGagacaagggcaaaggggaaaagagagggCGGCGGCCGGGGGAACGCGCCTTCCACTCCCGCTACTTCGCAGCATAACTCCGTGCCGTGTTCGCCGGCTGTtcgtccttcttcgcctgaAGGCCCGCCCTCCGGGCGGCACGGGCACGCTCGTCTGCGGCCGTGTACGAGTCGTCTGCGGCCATCTCGGTCGATCAAGGCCTTTCTACGTGGTGTTTGTTTCCTGTCTGGGGCCTGATAAGTATACAATACaagtctattacgcccggtaggCCAACGCCTAATGGGCTCTGAAGCTAAAGGTACATACACTTCGCTAGTTATTGCCTTGCTCTCGCCAAGCCCATACAATTCTCACCTTGTTCCTTCCAGTCTAGTCATTGCTTTTCTTCTTAGTCCTCGTGATTGTTAGTAGTAGCaggtcaacttgaagcccaattcctccaagtgttcagtttcctatcttcggcggctgaagcggtGCCTGCTGTTGACTATTTGAGGGCGTCATAGGTTATCGGTTAGTGTTGATAAAATGTTACTAGGTTAGTAGTGTTCCCGTCATCTCCGTTCCAAGCGACCTGTAGCGATCGCGAACCTGATCGTGGCCCGCACCGCGTCCATGTCTGGCTTCCATTCCTGACCGTCTGATGCTGCCTTACCTCCCAGATGAAAGGAGAGGTTGCCGCGTTTCTCATTTATACTCTGAAACATCTCTTTGCGTTGTGTCGTCCATTTAACGCATCGAAAGAGGAAATGCTCTACCGTTTCCTTTGCCCGCCTACATGGGCACTCATCCGTCGGTGCTGCCCAGATCTGATATAGATAGCCGTTCAGTCGCGCCATTCCGGTTCTAAGCTGCGCCAGCACGCTGGCTTCCTTCCATGATAATTGGTCGTATAGCAGGCGGGTATGTTTACCGGGCAGAGCTGAGTCGACCTTCCTAGAATGCCTGCCAACTCCATCTGGTAGCTTCCTTTCCGTTCGTAGATCTGCCCTCGCTCGATTGAGAATTGTAGTCTTCGCTTTGGTCATTCCTCTCTGCGGCGTCATGTACGGCTCCGTTGCATGACGGGCCgacatcttggctgtcttTTGAATGTTGAGCTCACTATTAGAGGATAGccagatgatattgactcTGTTGCCGTTTCCTCGGAGCTTCTCTACAGCATCATATATCTCTCGGATGTGCCCTTGGCCTGACTGCTGGCGTGGGTTACCTATAGCCTGGGCTGCAGATCTGTTACTCGTCAAGATCACAATAACTCGATACTTCATCTCTGGCAGACAGCCGAGGCCATGAGCAATCGCTGCTAGTTCGGCTGTGTAGGGGTTGTGTTCTTCCCTCGTACCCAGGGTGGCCGAAAAGGTTTCGCTGATCTTGCCGGTTCTTGTTACGGATATAGGGATTCTGGTAGTTCCTCCCATGCCGACCAGATCATTTCGCGCGGAGCTGCTTGTCGCTATCCTGACCGCCCATCCTGCTTTGGCTAActctttgatcttgttttcttcttcctctccttgaCTATCCAGTATGGCTTGTAGGCGTGCCTCCCACGGAGCGAGGGTGAATGGCTGAATGACTTCCATGGTATCCTTCGGTAACTCTCTGCATATATCCGCGATACGCCTGAGTGGAGATATGAAGCGTCTGAAGGCTTTGATTCCTCGTAGGAGATTCCGGATCGGGTTGGTCCGCGGCAGCGTGTGTATGTCTACCCATAGCTTGCTTGCTCGTCTCCAGAACCTTTCTTGGATGGGCGCTATGTGGGCTTCAGCTTCGGCCACTCCTGTCGCCACACTTGTAAAGGATCCTATGGTTGCTTGTGCTCCTATCCTTTGTACTCGATGGATCGCATACGCCGATGCTGTTTTGCACGCATGCATCCAGACGTTGGAGGCATAGTCCACCACAGGGGCTACCATGGCTGTAAAAAGCTGCCTCGTTGTCGAGGGAGCCATTCCCTTCAGCCGTTTCAGTTCCATCGCAGCTCCTAAACCCTTCGTTGCTGCCCTTGCGATGTGTTGCTTGTAGTGAAGCCGTGAGTCCATGATGACCCCCAAGATCTTGACCTGATCCTTCGGAAAGACTCTCTCACCCTTAATAGTAAATGGTTCTGAGTCTACTCTGCCTGTGTACCTGGTGAAATGTATGATCGCCGTCTTTTCCGCCTCAAATGTCGCGCCGCTGCGTCTCTCCCAGTCGAGAGCTTTGTCAATTATTGCTTGTATTCCTCTCCGGTTGCTCTGGGCTGTCGGTCCCGATACCCACGCAGTGTAGTCATCGACAAATGCAATAGCCCCACCATTCTTATCGATCTGAGTTTGCACTAGATCTGCATTGAAGAATAGAAACAGTATCGGCGATAGGGGCGAACCCTGCGGAAGTCCTGCTTGTGGTAGAGGTCGGCTTTCAGAACTTTGGCCATTAATTACAATGGTTGCAGTCCGCTCTGAACAAAAGGCATCGATCCAGCGCAAGAGACCCTCGGGGATCCCTCTCGCCTTCATCCGCTGCAGCAACCTCTCTTTGCACACACCATTGTATGCGCCTTTCACGTCGAAACTGACGAGGCTCACGACATGGCGTGAACGCCAAGCCGAGAAGATGTGCTCTTGTAGAAGTACGAGGGCTTGCTCCGCTGATCGTTGCTTCCGTGCACCGAAATGGTTGGTCGGGAGAAGTCCGTAAGTCTCTACCGCGTGGGAGATCCTCTCAGCAACTACCGACTCTAACACCTTACCCAGCGTAGCGAGAAGCGAGATTGGTCTCCACGCTTTCGCAATCGTGTAATCATCTTTACCTGGCTTCTTGAGTGGGATGATTCGAGCATGTCTCCACTGGTCTGGTATCACGCCTTCCTCCAGTGATGCCTGaaagatggcgaggacgTCGTGTTTCACTGACGGCCAGACTTGCTTCCAGACGATCGCTGGTagtccatcttctcctggtGCCTTCCATGATTTTGTCGCCCACAGTTGACgttccacttcttccaaagtCAGGTCGGGCATCGTTACTGGGGCTCTCTGTTGTCGCGGTCCTTCGTCTTCGATAGTGTCTGGCAATGGCGGGAAGAACTTGGCTAGCAGTTCTTCGGCTTGCTCTTTATGGCTCGTTGTTGCTGTTCCGTCTGCTTTGACGAGCTGCGGTACTTTCCCAAAAGCTGCCTCATCCCCAGACTTCATGTACTTGGCTGCTTTCCAGATATTATCGTTATCCGCCAGAAACTCCTTCCAATGATTGTTCTTGCGTTGTCGGATGGCATCGTGATACTGCTTCGCCGCAGCCTTTGCCGTATTTTCCAGACCTTTAGCATCCTGCCCCGCACGCCTTACGGCTCGAGCTCGATTTCTCCAGTATGTGTATATATGCCGCAGCTGTGTGAGGTCATGGGTCCACCACCGCTTTGCGTATGGCGACGGTTTGGCTCTGGGTGTCAGTGCTCGGACTGCTTCTAGCACAGCCGACATCAACCTGTCCGTTTTCTGCTGCACCGTGCTTCCCACTGGCCTAACTCTCAGCGTCTCCACAATCCTACTATTGATCTCCTTCCAGGATGCATTCTTGAACAGAAGTCTTTCTTCCTGTTTCGGTACCGGGACTGAAATGTCGAACACCGTCTCTATCGTGCGATGGTCCGACCCGTGCTCCGTACCATGTATCGCGCATTTGATGTTT
Protein-coding sequences here:
- a CDS encoding uncharacterized protein (At least one base has a quality score < 10) is translated as MPQNLRTRVDLLFGHYYLLRGENRRKMELADLSLLDYPSSEGPTPCGCLVTLLQDGKLNKTAKKEFMGALRHKDPLFCTQGALAQLFFWRWHVAGEPSPSFRRRQDWYRIKVLVGRDREQELSYPTQLQETWRIFGAAGLMASKKTHLPRRVGAQDAETHGTSLAQISQAGRWNQSVLCQAYLTHLPRQFMRIVAGFSASPGDYFLARAAHEPPYVLQKQLWPWIEEWEPRFEARARRQCWAEGGLDDDDLAADGFLKLMRRLRIVLLQDLAVLQPRYPSLPFFAYAPFNGPEWDEFAVAVRSDAVGATEPLSLLVQRALPELSGVLESTREAVLQNSQRLAIRLEARLEGIQGGLDALLQGKVPVTFTGHFGAGPAVSLAPAPAPSTAPTLNFNTAPAPAPEPPVPGMPVVAALAKVFTVWDVWKEWEEGIAGQPAVRVLEET